One segment of Xiphias gladius isolate SHS-SW01 ecotype Sanya breed wild chromosome 1, ASM1685928v1, whole genome shotgun sequence DNA contains the following:
- the tmem9b gene encoding transmembrane protein 9B, which produces MRTVFLVEAFSLACFVLLSIATAKNSEDIRCKCICPPYRDIEGQIYKQNVSLKDCNCLHVVEPMPVDGKDVEAYCLRCECKYEERSSGTIKFTIIMYLSILGLLLLYMVYLTLLEPMLKRRLFGHSQLIQSDDDGVGDQQPFANAHNVLSRSHSRPNMLNKVEHAQQRWRRQVQEQRKSVFDRHVVLS; this is translated from the exons ATGAGGACTGTGTTTCTTGTCGAGGCTTTCTCTCTGGCTTGTTTTGTGCTGTTAAGCATAGCGACAGCAAAG AATTCTGAAGACATCCGTTGTAAATGCATCTGCCCACCATACAGAGATATCGAGGGGCAAatctacaaacaaaatgtttctctcAAAGACTG taactgtCTCCATGTAGTTGAACCCATGCCGGTGGATGGAAAAGATGTGGAGGCGTACTGTTTACGTTGTGAGTGTAAATATGAAGAGAGGAGCTCAGGAACCATTAAG TTTACAATCATAATGTACCTCTCCATTCTgggcctgctgctgctctacatGGTCTACCTGACTCTGCTGGAGCCCATGTTGAAGAGGCGTCTGTTTGGACACTCGCAGCTTATTCAAAGcgatgatgatggtgttggG gacCAGCAGCCTTTTGCAAATGCTCACAATGTTCTGTCCCGTTCACACTCTCGACCCAACATGCTGAACAAAGTGGAGCATGCCCAGCAGCGCTGGAGGAGGCAGGTCCAGGAACAGCGGAAGTCCGTGTTCGACCGCCATGTTGTTCTCAGTTAA